The following are encoded together in the Anopheles nili chromosome 3, idAnoNiliSN_F5_01, whole genome shotgun sequence genome:
- the LOC128723453 gene encoding uncharacterized protein LOC128723453, whose protein sequence is MREPIATANPALTAGSAVAPSTVATMFGISNVQIVQSLNGLPPLQSDGGSTCIVRTVSRASSIGGPGSGVALRKSTGGSRTSSPATSVKRNSSSSSFSSSSERRSVFYTDPEQGSTTEAAEKDDAMTNDDSCSTSDAAVCRTPKDSPPKDEPLRRLDNGQVRRKQRPTSGGMPEGVIGPRAHLKLVSQELEWERKFRDDQLSRILKGLIAFETRLKHEQHRIRQQLYEKDDVINRQNCTINRMKRKLADEAVGEADLEGLEDAPTTDGDSQEVAQYCPKCRKNYYRLECRTSGTQTFDYCLRDDGAESVNTENLSLNSVEYASSSEEQESSLYVRANSFKDARRSRKYTSKRSYQGYQRGPSRASSFKSTASGPATGTLAKLASERNGRARLEEEPGHEAYVNIEPNANVPKIVIYENYESDKENKRLDQNRRECNNYDNVAPYSNRIDSLHGIHGRFADDGQQQLERGGEYPSRGAGSKRSDGSEQMELDDGTIFYEAHASAGSVANQQKYTEGMEMKQTIETNDDWYASASDMEDSDTALGKPYSNAAVNPVLECVNQILLQQSMDGFGDGSKDTGTGDGTGEEEHYIKAHQPSPPPAKEQTAVRSKRVHFSTQNSMVQVPRISLQSAPSSQGGSVGRKDDKVSPTYEIQSIYSNEYEPIGSEHNSYSNYYVDMESKLGSEDREREQALAEKRKTPPALPPKPANLLKLQQLSKGGQRNQSLVGPAAKGRNSSAQSDIAESEPDYCSISEIQDSVKCVQIVAEIHKDACEDDYSIVDEQEAGLVTLEVQDASETVETGSKKSASELEESFADVPKLPNVAEIVPPKKEPFNKFISQDNYITKSPGGPGSPIKSAVAGMPSVTTTTSTTPVVTPAKKDDGEFREQLSEIIAEINKQSPAIRNASKKQIPVKDLSPAFRGVSQIPSVAFHSKLKPVDKLSFLSKPTAGTLSGSIPSLKMTGSIGRPALKPSMLKSSLSTKALSSTNLALGSSSLAQFGSPVKSVSYIPNLKTPGSSGTLPGSVSCVAGNTGSGTGNSPIKSSTSPAKKAPGLGNVAGGSAAVSTVSMPTPVPVIIAEDSKLPIQAEFDWYNLDAEYGKSNQPDVIVEADPTNANGDADAGAPTDEKDTASCSEKPANSGELNGNESSPTANGPAGATELEDDPCEDELENVEYNLDEEYKSVGPIVPPPDIIQKSAPVTPPKNGKIPYNSLSFKELMQLNETPKIGAEKAKAKATGAGTENGPGGRNYEHFLDDSGLCSKPIILPRKKRVYYSGPFV, encoded by the exons ATGCGCGAACCAATAGCGACCGCAAACCCAGCGTTGACAGCCGGAAGCGCGGTGGCGCCCTCTACCGTGGCCACAATGTTTGGCATTTCGAACGTGCAGATCGTGCAGTCGCTTAATGGGCTACCACCGTTGCAATCGGATGGTGGATCCACGTGTATCGTTCGCACGGTGAGCCGAGCTTCGTCAATCGGTGGACCGGGAAGTGGTGTGGCGTTAAGAAAATCCACCGGTGGAAGCAGAACCAGCAGTCCGGCCACGAGTGTCAAGCGAAATAGCTCCAGTTCGAGCTTCAGCAGTAGCAGCGAACGTCGGAGCGTTTTCTACACCGATCCTGAGCAGGGCAGCACG ACGGAAGCGGCCGAAAAGGACGATGCGATGACGAACGACGATAGCTGCTCGACATCGGATGCGGCAGTCTGCCGAACGCCGAAGGATTCCccaccgaaggacgaaccgtTGCGGCGACTTGACAACGGTCAGGTGAGACGCAAACAGCGCCCAACGAGTGGTGGCATGCCGGAGGGTGTGATTGGACCGCGGGCGCACCTAAAGCTAGTCAGCCAGGAGCTGGAATGGGAGCGGAAGTTCCGCGACGATCAGCTATCCCGCATCCTGAAGGGGCTGATTGCGTTCGAGACGCGGTTAAAGCACGAACAGCATCGCATCCGGCAGCAGCTGTACGAAAAGGACGACGTTATCAACCGGCAGAATTGCACGATTAACCGGATGAAGCGGAAGCTCGCCGACGAAGCCGTTGGGGAGGCTGATCTGGAGGGTTTAGAGGATGCTCCAACCACCGACGGGGACTCCCAAGAGGTGGCCCAATATTGCCCGAAGTGTCGCAAAAACTATTACCGGCTCGAGTGCCGTACGAGCGGGACGCAAACCTTCGACTACTGTCTGCGGGATGATGGAGCGGAGAGTGTAAATACGG AAAACTTGTCCCTCAACAGCGTGGAATATGCGTCGTCAAGCGAGGAACAGGAATCGTCACTGTACGTGCGGGCCAACTCGTTTAAGGACGCCCGCCGAAGCCGGAAGTACACAAGCAAACGCTCCTACCAGGGCTACCAGCGAGGACCATCGCGTGCAAGCAGCTTCAAAAGTACGGCCTCCGGACCAGCCACGGGTACGCTGGCGAAACTGGCCAGCGAACGGAACGGTCGAGCGAGGCTTGAGGAGGAACCGGGCCACGAGGCGTACGTTAACATCGAACCAAATGCGAATGTGCCTAAAATAGTGATCTACGAGAACTACGAGAGCGACAAGGAGAACAAACGGTTGGATCAGAACCGCCGGGAGTGCAACAACTACGATAACGTGGCACCGTACTCGAATCGGATTGATTCGCTACATGGCATCCATGGGAGGTTTGCCGATGATGGTCAGCAGCAGTTGGAGCGTGGAGGCGAATATCCTTCTCGCGGTGCAGGATCGAAACGAAGCGATGGTAGTGAACAGATGGAGCTGGATGATGGAACTATCTTCTATGAAGCACACGCGAGCGCTGGAAGTGTAGCAAATCAGCAGAAGTACACCGAGGGGATGGAGATGAAGCAAACGATCGAGACGAACGATGATTGGTATGCCAGTGCGAGCGATATGGAGGACTCGGATACGGCACTTGGGAAACCGTACAGCAATGCGGCCGTCAATCCGGTGCTGGAGTGCGTCAATCAG ATACTTCTCCAGCAGTCGATGGATGGGTTTGGTGATGGCAGCAAGGACACGGGAACGGGCGATGGAACCGGTGAAGAGGAGCACTACATCAAGGCACATCAACCGtctccaccaccggcaaagGAGCAAACGGCGGTTCGATCGAAGAGAGTGCACTTTTCGACGCAGAACAGCATGGTGCAGGTGCCAAGGATATCGCTTCAGTCGGCGCCATCGAGCCAGGGTGGTTCGGTTGGCCGAAAGGACGACAAAGTTTCACCTACTTACGAAATTCAGAGCATCTACAGCAACGAGTACGAACCGATCGGCTCGGAGCATAACTCCTACTCGAACTATTACGTCGACATGGAGTCGAAGCTTGGTTCGGAGGACCGTGAACGCGAACAGGCACTGGCGGAGAAGCGCAAAACTCCACCGGCTTTACCACCGAAGCCGGCCAATCTCCTGAAACTGCAGCAACTTTCGAAGGGTGGGCAACGAAATCAGTCACTTGTAGGACCGgcggcgaaaggacgaaactcGTCCGCACAAAGCGACATTGCGGAATCGGAACCGGACTACTGTTCTATCAGCGAGATTCAGGACTCGGTGAAGTGCGTTCAGATTGTGGCGGAGATTCACAAGGACGCGTGTGAGGATGACTACTCGATAGTGGACGAGCAGGAAGCTGGGCTCGTCACGTTGGAGGTGCAGGATGCGTCCGAAACGGTGGAAACGGGCAGCAAGAAAAGCGCGTCCGAGCTGGAGGAATCCTTTGCCGACGTGCCGAAACTCCCGAACGTGGCGGAAATAGTGCCACCGAAGAAGGAACCGTTCAACAAGTTCATCAGCCAGGATAATTACATAACCAAATCGCCCGGAGGACCCGGAAGCCCGATCAAAAGTGCCGTCGCAGGAATGCCGTcagtgacgacgacgacaagcACGACGCCGGTGGTGACACcggccaaaaaggacgacggtGAGTTCCGGGAGCAACTGTCGGAGATTATAGCCGAGATCAACAAGCAGTCGCCCGCCATCCGGAACGCGTCGAAGAAGCAAATACCGGTAAAGGACCTCAGCCCGGCGTTCCGGGGCGTTAGCCAAATACCGAGCGTGGCGTTCCACTCGAAGCTGAAACCGGTCGATAAGTTGAGCTTCCTCTCGAAACCAACCGCTGGGACGTTGTCCGGGTCGATCCCGAGCCTGAAAATGACCGGTTCGATTGGCCGACCGGCCCTAAAACCGTCCATGCTAAAGTCGTCCCTTTCGACGAAAGCACTCTCGAGCACGAACCTCGCGCTGGGTAGCAGCAGTTTGGCCCAATTCGGTAGCCCAGTGAAGTCGGTTTCGTACATTCCCAACCTCAAGACACCCGGCTCGAGTGGGACGCTACCCGGGAGCGTGTCCTGCGTGGCTGGTAACACCGGAAGTGGCACCGGAAACTCACCGATAAAATCGTCCACTTCGCCGGCAAAGAAAGCACCGGGTTTGGGAAATGTGGCAGGTGGATCAGCCGCGGTTTCGACGGTCTCGATGCCAACTCCGGTGCCGGTAATCATCGCCGAGGACAGTAAGTTGCCAATTCAGGCGGAATTTGACTGGTACAATCTGGACGCTGAGTATGGGAAATCCAACCAACCGGACGTCATTGTCGAGGCGGATCCAACCAACGCGAATGGTGATGCTGACGCAGGAGCACCGACTGATGAAAAGGACACTGCGTCATGCTCGGAAAAGCCCGCCAATTCCGGGGAACTCAACGGTAATGAAAGCTCACCAACGGCCAACGGTCCAGCGGGAGCAACCGAACTCGAGGACGACCCTTGCGAGGACGAGCTAGAGAACGTGGAGTACAACCTAGACGAGGAGTACAAGAGTGTGGGACCGATCGTGCCACCGCCGGACATCATCCAGAAGAGTGCACCCGTGACGCCACCGAAGAATGGGAAAATTCCCTACAACAGCCTGTCGTTCAAGGAGCTGATGCAGCTCAACGAAACGCCCAAGATTGGAGcggagaaagcgaaagcgaaggcAACCGGTGCCGGTACCGAGAACGGACCTGGTGGCAGGAATTACGAGCACTTCCTGGATGACTCGGGTCTCTGCTCGAAACCGATTATCCTGCCGCGGAAGAAGCGCGTGTACTATTCGGGTCCGTTCGTTTGA